ACAACTGCTCCAGTTGGGAGAGTTGAAAAGAAagagatcctactccacatgtagCACTCATCATGTTACTCCTTAAAGTACAAAGCCTGTgtataagtctaattcggtatgtctCATTTGAGAATAGGAGATTGGGATTGTGCTCACAATGATATATCCATCAATTCCTAAACAGTTAAATCATGATGGAGTTCATAAAATGTTCGAAGGGATTATCCCAACTCAATCATATGGAACTCTTGATTCAATAGCTTCTCTGCAAGCAGCTACCATTCGCTAAGGATATCATGCCAGAAAATGCAAGCTCAGAAATATCGTATCAACAAGAAGATATATTAATCAACTGCAGGCGCTTTTTGAATGCTAGTACAGTCatagaaataaaagtttataattggaagttgaaatcatctcagGAAAATTTATTCTCAATCAACCCCCATGATAATTTCTAGATGTGTGTCAAAAACATGTATCCATTATTTCAACTTCGATAGCTTATATGCGTTCTGAACAGACGCTAAACATCAAAGTATTTAGTTAGAGGATAAGTCGGAAGAAAGAGGAGCACTCTTGGTCCATATTGGAATGGCAATTCTTCGTTTAAAACCATACCCTTAAAACGTAAAACATATGTCAACCacgataatgtcagtttcagagaagttTTGTTTGAATAGGAGTGTTTTTCGCAAAGTTTGATTAATCTCTCCCTAATAAAAGATAATTGTTTCTACTTTacgttcatatttttttttattatacttctttGCAAATTAAAGTAGCCGTTCTCCTATGCCAAAGGAAGATACATTGTTTTAAATGCTACAAAATATAAGAATCGTCTATGGGTCCATTGTTTTGTTGCGTATGTTGATTGGAAATGCATCTCCTTTTATTTGTATGGGCTTTAATTAATCAGAGAGTATGTAAGGTTCCTATGGTACAAGTAACGGAGGTGAAGAAGTACGTAACTTCCTATCTGATTGATGAAATAAAGATAAGAATTGAAATGCGGGATGTGTCAAATGGACAACAGCCCGACTAAATATCGCATCCCGACTGTTTCctaatttattaataataataaatgtttgGGAAATATTCCTAAGCATTATTGATTGTCTTATTACCAGGTATGAAAATAATGTTTCATATTAATTAGAATAGGAATGTTTGCTTTGAAACGCATTCCAATATtcaatttcttttcattttttggtataTCTTACGTTTTCTATTGGGCAAAACTGAGTATGACGGTTTTCACACATGTTATACTATTTTACGGACCCTTTTAATTTCAAAGAGTTTTCATGTAACAAACTTAATCGATAACTTTAACGTTCAAGATGTGTGACGAGGACGACCAACacaattaatgtaattaaaagagcTTATTTAGCATCAAACTTGATGACCCAGTTAACAATGTAGGATGTTCTCTCAAGATGCCTTTCTTTGTTATTTCGGCAACAAGATTCTTCTTTGATTAGGCATTAACAGATTTCTTTCCTTGGTAGTTCGACGAAAAAGATTTGCATTTACAATCATTCATTAACAAGTATTAGTTCAAGTATTATGGAAATAAGTTTGGGTTCAATACTACTCAATTAAATGAACTTAAAAGGGGAATGATTTTCTAGAGCACGGTTCGGTTGGTGCCGCAGTTGAAGCTTTAAAGTAAGCTGAAGCATTGCTAAAAGGAAGGGATGAGTTACTCtgtatagtcaacatgttcagcagtTTGTGACGTTGTTGAAGAGTTTATTGACGACCGTTAATCGTACaataatatgacagtttttatccagtTGGTCCTTTATTTAGTTTGGACGAGCGTTtgtttaatgcgactgtcatacaagtgaacgGTTTAACGCTAAAAAACCAAGTTCAGGtcaccattttcttcatttgaaaatgcctttaccaagtaaggaatatgaccgttgttgtccattcgtttgatgtgttttatcattttgtactttttatcaaggactttccgttttgaattttcctcggagtgcagtatttttgtaaatttacttttTGTTCCGTCATATGTATGGactttaaatctttttttatttaccatgcaCTGAGAGCTTGGTAATCTTATCAATTTACAATGCACATTATTTGTAGGTTTTAAAATAATCAACTTAAACGAATGTGCATTCATATAATTATGCTTGTGCCATATACAGATGGTTTTATTACCCTGAAACAATGAATCATTTCAATATTGTTTCTTGCAACTGATTGAGATACTGGTGTGTATTGGAGAACAATAACTGGTATCCAACTACATGTAGGTACTGTTCTTTTGATATCCCAATATCATAACAAAGTGCACTTTTTCGATGGACGATTCTGTTTAAAAGACACAATAAAccaaattataaaatatcaatgacTACTCTTGATGcgcaaaaacaaaatgaaatcaaAGTATAATTCTGTATAAGAAATATTTCCATATACATGTGTAGTTATCCAACGAATGCTTGTAATATTGTTTGTTCGTATGCATGTACCGTCATTATTCAATAATTCATACTTGTTATAATCGAACATTTTGATTATTGAATTATTCAAATGCTTTCTTTACGTTCTTTACGTGACCTATTTTTAGAGTAGAATttaggaaaaaaaacaaaaataaaatatttaaaggtaCTGAAGAGTCACAGGAGCGTACAAATTTCGAGTTTTATAATGTCATAAGTCTGACACCTGatgttaagtggttgtcgtttgatgatgTGGTTCATTAAATGttctcttttcttgttttttatagaTTAAACAGTTACATTTCTtggttgaatggttttacactagtaatttagggccctttatagtttgctattcgatgttagccaaggctccgtgatgaaagccttacagtgacctataatcggttatttttacaaatttgtgatttggatggagatttgtcacatttgcactcataccacatcttcttaaatccATATAGTATGTTGTTTCTATGAAAAGGatattattaaatgtattttgtttcttttttatttgtctaAATTGTAAGGTAACtatatagataaaattgagaatggaaatgggaaatgtgtcaaagagacaacaacccgaccatagaacaaacaacaacagaaggtcaccaataggtattcagtgcagcgagaaattcccacaaccgaaggcgtcctttagctggcccactaacaaatatatataccaggtcagtgataatgaacgccatattaaactccaaattctacacaagaaactaaaattaaaaatgatacaagactaacaaagaccagaggctcctgacttgggacaggcgcatttGTATTGCGAATATTAATTATTCAGAATTGATAATTATAATAACGATTTTATAAACCTTTCCGTAGAAAAATTTGAAATCGGAACATATACGTATACGTCATAACAATTATAACAAGTCTACACAGTGTCAAGAATGTTACAAATCTATGACACACCGTTCTTAGACTAGTTAGATTATGTTTTAAACGCACCATTAAGCTTTGCAGCTGAGGTGAACAAACTACAATGATTGATGTGATAAAATACACGGCTAAATTTGTGCATAGCTACATGTTAATCTAGAATGTAGATCTTAATTTGACAGATGAAACAAAAATGCAAACACTTACGTTAATGGAATATAAAAATTAAGCAActagaatttgaaattacattaACAAAGATCTAGTTTATGTATACAGAATAACGACATCTTTGTTGCATTAAAGCTTTTCAGAAAAGGACTGGTTTTCTGTATCTGAGAAATGTGTACTCTTTTCGAGGCTTCGTTGATAAACCGAAACAATAGCAATGTATCaatatgttttcaaaataatttgttttgtaaacgTTAAGCACTTGTGGTATTTAGCTGCGTATTTTTCAAATGTAGGTGAACGTCATTTGCAACCTTGATGTGTTATTTTTGTTCAGTGTTTATAATTTGACGAGAGCCTCGTTACTTCGGTATAATTAAGAAGCCAATATTTTGACCACATTCATTTAAGTACTATCAAAATTGAAGTTACATAGTTGTGTGATATGTATATTTTAGTAAATTCAAtaaatttaataatgtttatgtgTTATTCCAAAATGCCATACCTGAAAAATCCAATCCTGTACTTCAGCCGCGGTAAAATCCGATACACTGCCTTCACGTCTCATGTACACGTGACCTTTACTGTCAAAAAGTCTATTGAGTTGTTTTTTCTTGAAGACTATTATTTCAATTACTTTACAATTGGCTGCAATATAAGCATACAATGTCTGACAGGTTGAATTCTACTACATCAAATAAGCTATTTGTTTGTTATacacaaaagtaaaataataaatatatcaaacttGAGGGAAAATTCAAATCGAATTCCTTTATCTAATTTATCAAATATCATATTAGATTCATACATAAATCTTCTTTACTGAGCATATGGTCATAAATTTAGATATATTACTGCTTCGTGTCGATGAGTAAAGTTTTTAACAACTAACTGTTTTAGTTTTTCGTATGTTGTGctattgtcaatgtttttttgGAAATTTGGTGCTCATTAAATTTCTTAACCACGCCACATTCTGAATAGGcatattatttggatggagagttgtctcattggcactcataccacatcgtcctatatctatatcTCATTAAAGTCTAACGCATATTATTTCTTAAGTTTAAATCCTGACACAAGTATCTTAAATAAGTTGATCAAGATTTATTTTGGCTACATTTGTATATCTGTTTTGCCATAAATGACGGTTGTTGATTTttcgttttaattgtttcacatgtCATATTAAAATCATTTATAGTCCGTACCGTCACTTATGATTGCTTAAATCATCATACATTAAAACCATGGACTCATAGCAATACtccttcttttttatacaacatATTTGCAAGCGGTCAACAGCAATGTAATATAAGACACGCAAAATCAGGATTGACAAACAAAATTCagcatataaaacaaaatacactaCGGTGACCTttacttgttaatttctgtgtaatttggtctcttaatgagagttgtttcattaacaatcataccccatctcctttcttatatacacagaaaaaaacttTTGTAAAATGACCTCTTAGTTTTCCATTCACTTCAACGGGAATAAACTCTACATTATATTCTATATTATCGACAGGTGGTTTTATTGCTCTGATGCTTTGGTCGATATACTCTCGACGAATTTTATCTTCTTCTTCACAATTGACACCAACAACATGACCATCATCTGAAAAGTAAcacacattgaaaaaaaaaacatcatttcagATTTTAACCCtgaagactcatcggtgacgctcatatcaaaatatttataaagccaaacaagtacaaagttaaagagcattgaggatccaaaattccaaaaagttgtgccaaatacggctaaggtaatctatgcctgggataagaaaacccttagtttttcgaaaaaaatcaaggttttgtaaacaggaaatttatgaaaatgaccacattattgatattcatgacaacaccgaagtgttgactactgggatggtgataccctcggggaaaaaacgtccaccagcagcaCCAATATACATTGAAGTTGTTTTCGTAAATCACATTCAAATCAAATGCTTTGCTTTCTCTTTCATTTCCGTTTTGACAGATGAacattcaaacttttattttgtcattattcCTTAcgttttaataaatttataaggAAAATCGACAATTAAATAAAGAGGCATAAAGgtaagttttaaataaaatactgACAAAAATATCTTTGTTAACCGATCTTTAAAAAACGTATTACTCAACACGATGAACGGTCATATCAAAACTCTATACACCATAACTTTCAATGATTTGAAGCAGCACGTGTAAAACCTACCATTTACACCAATGAACAGAGTCCCTGTGCTTCTTCCGTTTAAATACCCACATACATATTTAAGCACATCTTCCTTCAAATATTTTCGGACATAGTCTCCTCCGCCAAGTTTGAATTCCATTTGTCTAGTTTCTCTGTCTATATATTGACCTTTTCTATAGTATCTTTCAGGCAATTCCATCTCAACGTCAATGTCTACATCCTTATCAGCTAGGCTCTGAAAATCGAATCCAAAGGTGTTCCTGCTTCGCCGGTTCTTTAAGCGATCTAATACTTCAAAAACTTCGTTTGGATTTCTGAGAAGAATTACGGCATACCTCTGcttcttttccttttttatttttatacagtttCTCAAAGTAGATATCTTTATGCACATGTTTAGTAATTCAAATAATGAATCCTTTAAGTTCGAATCACTGATGCTTTTACTTTTCGTAAGATTTCTAATTATCACTTTATGATTGGTTGTAGACATGTTGAAATAAAGATCCCTCTTATCAGAATGGTTTGTAAGATTAAGATGTCCCCGCTGATTCCATAGATTTATAATACGCCTTAAAGGCCATCAATGATAAGAACTTTTTGTAAATTATCTATGAAGTATCTTATTTTTGGTCTAATCGTCATATACATGTAGCTCTATAGagcatacatgtatgttaccTGTAATATATATCGTAACAGTGTTGATTAACAATATTCTCAaacataaaatgtttttcttcaatgtatatttataaatatgtttttcatttaattgagtagatgtttatttaaagaaaatgaatgtGTCTGGTATTATGAGATATATGTTCATTACAGTAATATATATACGTATGAAAAGAGCTGCattgtcataaaaatatttttttattcaaaagcaaAATACATGAGATAAAACGATTTATT
The window above is part of the Mytilus galloprovincialis chromosome 4, xbMytGall1.hap1.1, whole genome shotgun sequence genome. Proteins encoded here:
- the LOC143070577 gene encoding schlafen-like protein 1 isoform X2, with product MSTTNHKVIIRNLTKSKSISDSNLKDSLFELLNMCIKISTLRNCIKIKKEKKQRYAVILLRNPNEVFEVLDRLKNRRSRNTFGFDFQSLADKDVDIDVEMELPERYYRKGQYIDRETRQMEFKLGGGDYVRKYLKEDVLKYVCGYLNGRSTGTLFIGVNDDGHVVGVNCEEEDKIRREYIDQSIRAIKPPVDNIEYNVEFIPVEVNGKLRANCKVIEIIVFKKKQLNRLFDSKGHVYMRREGSVSDFTAAEVQDWIFQNRPSKKCTLL
- the LOC143070577 gene encoding schlafen-like protein 1 isoform X1; translated protein: MSTTNHKVIIRNLTKSKSISDSNLKDSLFELLNMCIKISTLRNCIKIKKEKKQRYAVILLRNPNEVFEVLDRLKNRRSRNTFGFDFQSLADKDVDIDVEMELPERYYRKGQYIDRETRQMEFKLGGGDYVRKYLKEDVLKYVCGYLNGRSTGTLFIGVNDDGHVVGVNCEEEDKIRREYIDQSIRAIKPPVDNIEYNVEFIPVEVNGKLRANCKVIEIIVFKKKQLNRLFDSKGHVYMRREGSVSDFTAAEVQDWIFQIKDMLLVSIARMKIKFAEFTLTKASEISNHL